The window ATTTACGTGGAAAACAGCCATTTGTACAGGAGTTTGAGTTTGTTCCAACCTCTGGGCCATTCCGCGGACGTTTAGATGAGCTTGAGCTCGTCTTTCTTCCTACATCCCATAATACAGTTGATTTGTATTTCCAAGTAGACCGAAAAGCACGTGGATTAGGCGGTTTTCTAGCTGAAGCGTTAGAAATGGATGAAACGAATGTCCGCTTGTCCATTACGACAAGTGATTTAGCAACCTTACCGCAGAGCTTACGGTCTCTTTTAGAAAAATATTCATAATAAGGTAAAAAGGATGGTCGATGAAGATCATCCTTTTTATCGGTAATTGAAAAAATAACCAATCGACAAAAATAGAAGAAATTCCTCAAAGGAATCGACAAGGCTTTTCGCTAATATCTATAGTTAAAAAATATATGGATATTTTGAAAAGCTTGGGGGTAGGCAAAATGTTGCTGGAATTATTGCGAACAAGAAAAAAAGAGTACGATGTAACGATTTTTCAAACACCCATATTTAGGCAAAAAAAAGGCTATCAGCAGGTATATAGACTTCAAATTGAAGGAGCAACTCATAGTGAATGTTTAGAGGAAGTGTTCTCTCGATTTAATATAACTGACCGCATTCCAGCTGATTTTGAAGGCCGATTCATTGGTACAGGAGACATCTGTTTTATTGATGAGGGTAGAAGAGGTCAATTCTATTATCAATTAAAGCCGGGCGGCTGGGTAGAGGTCAATCGCATCCACGTTTGCTAATCGTAAAAAGGAGGGGGGCCCCTCCTTTTTACGTTACTTATGGATTGTTTTTTCTTCCCCCGGTTGCCCTATTTTCTTTTCCGTGTGCTTCCTGCTCAGCAACAATGGCTTCTGGTGGGATATGGTTATTTTTCTTTGGTGAATTAATGCGATTACGATGTTTCTTACCCATAATATCCTCCTAAATAAAGAAATGAATGTATGGTTACAAGGTTGCTACAAATAATAGTATTGACTGGAGGACCCATCTTCATGCAGATGTAAGTGCTTGGTCAAATATGGTATAGTGATGAAAAAGATACATATGGAGGTTGTGTGAGTGAGCATACATATTGGTGCAAAGGAAAATCAAATAGCGGAAACGGTTCTATTACCAGGGGATCCACTAAGAGCCAAATATATTGCTGAAACGTTTCTAGAGGGAGCCGAAAAGTACAACGATGTTCGTAATATGTTCGGCTACACAGGTACCTATAAAGGGAAAAGGGTCTCCGTTCAAGGAACAGGGATGGGAGTGCCGTCGATTTCTATTTATATTACAGAGCTGATGCAGGAATATCAGGTGCAAAATTTAATTCGAGTAGGAACCTGCGGGGCTATTCAAGCAGATGTTAAGGTTCGCGATGTTATATTAGCCATGAGTGCTTCAACAGATTCGCAAATCAACCGTATTACCTTCTCCGGTGTTGATTATGCTCCAACAGCTAATTTTGAGCTGCTGAAAAAAGCGTATGATACGGGAATGGAAAAAGGCTTGAATTTAAAGGTCGGGAATGTTTTAACCGCTGATCTCTTTTATAATGATAATTCTGAGTTGGAAAAATGGGCCAATTACCAAATTCTAGCCTTGGAAATGGAGACAGCAGCCCTTTACACTTTAGCGGCCAAATTCAAACGCAAGGCCCTTTCCGTATTAACCGTTAGTGACCATATTCTCACTGGAGAAATTACGACCGCAGAAGAAAGACAAACAACCTTCAATGATATGATTGAGGTGGCATTAGAAGCAGTCAATAAACAATAAGAGGGAGCCAGTGGCTCTCTTTATTTTTTGCTCTAGGTCATGATAACTATTCTTTCTATCAACATAATTATCTCTCGTAATTACGAGGAAAAATGATAGAATAGAGTTTGTAGTTAAAGGCTCCGGCAGATGTCACGGATTTTTTTATGATCATTTATCGATCGAGCTCGATAAAAATCCGGGTGGAAATTCACCGGGGCGAATTTGATTAGATAGGTGGTAAACATGAAGAAAATCGCAATAACTCTAGGCAGCATAATCCTCCTCGCAGGCTGTAACGGAAATCCCTTTACAGAAAAAGGGGATGTAAAGCAGGACGAGCAAGCATCAACCCAGAATCAGAAGGAAATCGATGGAATAGAAAATGATGCTGGGGAAAATAAACAGAATAACAATGACGTTTCCAACCCAGAAAGCACAAAAGAAGATTTGGTTTTGGAATCGGTATTTTTTAATGAAATAGCAGATGTTAATGGAAAAAAAGTGATTCAAAACCCAACCAATCGGATGGTTCTTGTTAATAAAGAATATGCG of the Bacillus tuaregi genome contains:
- a CDS encoding YodL domain-containing protein, with product MLLELLRTRKKEYDVTIFQTPIFRQKKGYQQVYRLQIEGATHSECLEEVFSRFNITDRIPADFEGRFIGTGDICFIDEGRRGQFYYQLKPGGWVEVNRIHVC
- the deoD gene encoding purine-nucleoside phosphorylase yields the protein MSIHIGAKENQIAETVLLPGDPLRAKYIAETFLEGAEKYNDVRNMFGYTGTYKGKRVSVQGTGMGVPSISIYITELMQEYQVQNLIRVGTCGAIQADVKVRDVILAMSASTDSQINRITFSGVDYAPTANFELLKKAYDTGMEKGLNLKVGNVLTADLFYNDNSELEKWANYQILALEMETAALYTLAAKFKRKALSVLTVSDHILTGEITTAEERQTTFNDMIEVALEAVNKQ